A single window of Papaver somniferum cultivar HN1 unplaced genomic scaffold, ASM357369v1 unplaced-scaffold_139, whole genome shotgun sequence DNA harbors:
- the LOC113335336 gene encoding purine permease 3-like produces the protein MAIDIERIEEGDLDDNHDNNHAKSGDENSDFNSMMAKWGLLLLNCMLSAVGTIGGPLLLRLYFLHGGGRKWISSALQTAGFPILLIPLAVLYFRDRKTIGVGKFFASPKLLLSAAVIGVLLGLETFMYSYGLSFLPVSTSSLLISTQLVFTACFAFVMVHQKFTPYSINAAVLMTLGSILLAIRKNGDRPPGVTTSQYLLGFILSIAAAGLAGFILPCTEVAYAKSSKPMTYCLVLQYQFCMTFFATAFCAVGMFVNNDFSAMQREANAYELGATKYYMVLVSSAVVWQLMFVGTLGIIFCTSSLFSGVITATLLPLTEIAALIIFHEKFTGEKGMALALSLWGFTSYFYGSYRETKNQTQTNLEAKT, from the exons ATGGCCATAGATATAGAGAGAATCGAGGAAGGGGATCTGGATGATAACCATGATAACAACCATGCAAAAAGTGGTGACGAAAACTCAGATTTTAATTCTATGATGGCTAAATGGGGTCTTCTTTTGTTAAATTGCATGTTATCTGCTGTTGGCACCATTGGAGGACCTTTATTGCTTAGGCTCTATTTCTTACATGGTGGTGGTCGAAAATGGATATCGAGCGCGTTACAAACAGCGGGTTTCCCGATTTTACTTATCCCTCTTGCAGTTCTATATTTCCGTGATCGAAAAACTATTGGTGTCGGAAAGTTCTTTGCTTCGCCTAAACTCTTACTCTCCGCTGCCGTAATTGGTGTCCTTTTAGGACTTGAAACTTTTATGTATTCTTATGGATTGTCGTTCCTCCCTGTTTCAACTTCGTCACTTCTCATATCTACTCAACTTGTTTTCACTGCATGTTTTGCTTTTGTTATGGTTCACCAAAAGTTCACTCCTTATTCGATTAACGCAGCTGTGTTAATGACACTGGGTTCAATCTTACTCGCTATACGCAAGAACGGAGATCGTCCACCTGGTGTCACTACTTCTCAGTATCTGCTAGGGTTTATTTTAAGTATTGCAGCTGCGGGATTGGCTGGATTCATTTTACCTTGCACGGAAGTGGCTTATGCTAAATCTAGCAAACCCATGACTTATTGTCTTGTGCTGCAATATCAGTTTTGCATGACCTTTTTCGCAACAGCGTTTTGCGCTGTTGGAATGTTTGTAAACAACGATTTCTCG GCAATGCAGAGAGAAGCCAATGCATATGAGTTAGGCGCCACAAAATACTACATGGTGTTGGTTTCCAGTGCGGTAGTTTGGCAATTGATGTTTGTAGGAACATTAGGGATTATCTTTTGTACATCATCTCTCTTTTCAGGAGTTATTACTGCAACACTGCTTCCTCTTACGGAGATTGCAGCCTTGATAATTTTTCATGAGAAGTTTACAGGTGAAAAAGGAATGGCTTTGGCGTTGAGTCTTTGGGGTTTCACTTCTTACTTTTATGGATCATACAGGGAAACCAAGAATCAAACACAGACAAATTTAGAGGCCAAAACTTAG
- the LOC113335250 gene encoding uncharacterized protein LOC113335250: protein MKIPHGLTRKGESKVFRLNKSLYGLKQASRQWFAKLSSVLLAEGFTKSLCDNSLFIYHRGSTSIFVLVYVDDIIITGTDDNFICSLKSRFASNFSIKDLGRLQYFLGIEVSRSPKGIFLCQRKYVLDILKDSGLTGARVSSFPMDTHIKLLPTDGKDLTDPISFRRLIGRLLYLTVTRPDITYAVNYLSQFMQHPRTNHLDASHRVLHYLKGTIGHGIFLSSSSVLSLHGYTDSNWAGCPITRRSTTGYFVSIGFSPISWKSKKQPTVARSSAEAEYRSMDNLTAELQWLRYLFKDLHIPCPLPITISCDNEAAIHIAQNPVFHERTKHIEIDCYFAKISPIF from the coding sequence ATGAAAATACCTCATGGTTTAACTCGCAAAGGTGAGTCTAAAGTTTTTCGCCTTAATAAATCTCTCTATGGCCTTAAACAAGCCTCTAGGCAATGGTTTGCCAAACTTTCTTCGGTTTTGTTAGCTGAAGGCTTTACAAAATCTCTATGTGATAATTCTCTCTTCATATATCATCGGGGTTCTACCTCTATTTTCGTTCTTGTCTATGTTGACGATATCATCATCACTGGCACAGATGATAACTTCATTTGTTCTCTTAAGTCACGTTTTGCCTCTAATTTTTCCATTAAGGATCTAGGTCGGTTACAATATTTCTTAGGAATTGAAGTCTCTCGATCTCCTAAAGGTATTTTTCTCTGTCAAAGAAAATATGTCCTAGATATTCTAAAAGACTCAGGTCTCACTGGAGCTCGTGTTTCATCTTTTCCCATGGACACGCATATTAAATTGCTCCCTACAGATGGAAAAGATTTAACTGATCCAATCTCTTTTCGTCGTCTAATTGGTCGCCTTTTATATCTCACTGTCACTCGTCCTGATATTACATACGCGGTCAATTACTTAAGTCAATTTATGCAGCATCCACGTACAAATCATCTTGATGCTTCTCACCGTGTCCTTCATTATCTCAAAGGTACAATTGGACAtggtatttttctctcttcttccagTGTACTCTCATTACATGGATACACTGATTCGAATTGGGCAGGATGTCCAATTACTAGACGATCTACTACAGGCTATTTTGTTTCCATAGGTTTTAGTCCTATTTCATGGAAATCAAagaaacaacccactgttgctcgCTCTTccgctgaagctgaatatcgttcCATGGATAATCTTACGGCTGAACTTCAATGGTTACGTTATCTTTTCAAGGACTTGCATATTCCTTGTCCTTTACCTATCACCATCTCCTGTGATAATGAAGCTGCAATTCACATTGCCCAAAATCCTGTTTTCCACGAACGTACGAAACACATAGAAATTGATTGTTACTTTGCCAAAATATCTCCCATCTTCTGA
- the LOC113335176 gene encoding fatty alcohol:caffeoyl-CoA acyltransferase-like — MSDELPVCVHKSQPVLICPEKPTPKCSLYLSNIDNLDFLRYHYELLCVYRKSTPIEDLKSSLSKILFHYYPLAGRVRNCADDEDRLEVDCNGKGALLVEGFMDFTVDEFLKDSTWLNTAWKDKLLFKVEAQSDIPPLMIQVTYLSCGGMLMCITIYHCMADGVGGSKFLHDWAYIHANPNMDLPVPPIHNREMLKPRNPLQVPLDHPEFTDITQDFDIPTYLQSQTLAPSCLTITQSHIQHLKNSCEPSLECTTFEALASHVWHCYIKALNLPSSLKIKLFIPTIMKTSIEPNLPKGYYGNGFVLACVETTVEKLVTAKTNHIVELIQNAKRRVRSNDYVRSVIDIIEEKKVQPVMSTTLVISDWRMLGFHELDFGEGKPLHMSQLASEAWCVFVPSISDNNTAKVLVSVPKNILHKFEYYMMNDFI, encoded by the exons ATGTCTGATGAACTACCAGTTTGCGTCCACAAATCCCAACCAGTTCTAATCTGCCCTGAAAAACCAACTCCAAAATGTTCATTATATCTCTCTAACATAGACAATCTGGATTTTCTAAGGTATCATTACGAACTCCTGTGTGTTTATAGAAAATCAACACCTATTGAAGATTTAAAATCTTCCCTTTCTAAAATTCTTTTTCATTACTATCCATTAGCTGGAAGGGTTAGAAATTGTGCGGATGATGAAGATAGACTTGAAGTTGATTGTAATGGTAAAGGTGCTTTACTTGTTGAAGGGTTCATGGATTTTACCGTTGATGAGTTTTTAAAAGACAGTACGTGGCTTAATACGGCCTGGAAGGATAAGCTCTTGTTTAAAGTTGAGGCTCAAAGCGATATTCCTCCTCTTATGATTCAG GTTACATATCTAAGCTGTGGAGGAATGTTGATGTGCATCACCATATATCACTGCATGGCCGATGGTGTTGGTGGATCAAAATTTCTGCATGATTGGGCATACATACATGCTAACCCCAACATGGATCTTCCGGTTCCCCCTATCCACAACCGGGAAATGTTGAAACCTAGAAACCCTCTACAAGTACCCTTGGATCATCCTGAATTCACAGACATTACTCAAGATTTTGATATTCCTACATATCTTCAATCTCAAACATTGGCTCCTAGTTGCTTAACCATTACACAATCACATATCCAACATCTCAAAAATTCATGTGAACCCTCTCTAGAATGCACCACATTTGAAGCACTAGCTTCACACGTCTGGCACTGTTATATAAAAGCCCTAAATCTACCTTCGTCACTTAAAATCAAACTCTTCATTCCAACTATCATGAAGACAAGCATAGAACCAAATTTGCCAAAAGGGTATTACGGCAACGGTTTCGTACTAGCATGTGTTGAAACGACAGTTGAAAAATTAGTGACTGCTAAAACGAACCATATTGTAGAACTAATTCAGAATGCTAAAAGAAGAGTACGATCTAATGATTATGTGAGATCTGTGATTGATATTATCGAAGAGAAAAAAGTACAACCTGTCATGTCAACAACATTGGTTATATCTGATTGGAGAATGCTGGGGTTCCATGAATTGGATTTTGGTGAAGGTAAGCCTTTACATATGAGTCAATTGGCTAGTGAGGCTTGGTGTGTGTTTGTACCGTCCATCAGTGATAATAATACCGCAAAAGTTCTTGTTTCGGTACCTAAGAATATTCTGCACAAATTTGAATATTACATGATGAATGATTTTATTTAG